Genomic DNA from uncultured Desulfuromusa sp.:
TTGGCGCTTTGTGCCATGACAGGCAGTGCCATCGGGACTCAGCTTCTGATTATAACCAATTCAGAGCAATTCAAAGTATTACTCGCAGTGGCGATTTTAGGTTACCTGATGATTGACAAGTTTCAAGTCAGGTTAAGGTGGGTCGAGCGTAGGCCAAATCTGTCAATGATGTTTTTTGGATTCACCGCAGGGGTTCTAGGCGGACTGACTAACGTCATGGCTCCAGTCCTGATCATCTATTCCTTAGAAGCAAAATTTGAAAAAGCAGAAATTGTTCAGTTGGCAAATATCTGTTTTCTATTCGGAAAAGCTATTCAACTGGTTCTTTTTTCCCTGAACGGGAAATTTACCTTCAATGAGCTGATACTTTCTTCGACCATGCTGTTGTTGGTTTTAATTGCCCTGTTTGCCGGCTTTAGAATAAAGCGTCACATCCAGCAGCAAACTTATAAACAAGTACTACGTTCTTTTTTATTTTTACTGTCATTAAGCCTTTTATATCAGGTTATCGTTTAATACCCTTTTCTTGCCTTTATATTTCACCGTCTATTGATGATGTTTTCGCTAGGTGGTTTACCAAGGTTGTACGTTGGCGGTTAAGATTCAACTCAAGATGACTGTCAAAAAACAGCCCCCTTACGCTTTCATATATGGCTCTTTGTCCGCACCAGCTCTGCAAGGGCCTCAAGGAAATCATCACCATCATTCAAAGATGGGGCCCGGCAGAAATTCACCAGTCCCAGACTGGTCGCCAGATCATGGTATTGGATGTCGATCTCCTCCAAGGTTTCAATATGATCTGACACAAATGAAATCGGCACCATCAGCACCGCACGATGACCAGCTTCCGCCAATTCATGAAGGGCTTCTTCAGTTCCCGGTTCCATCCACTTGACTGGGCCACTACGGCTCTGGTAGGCAATCGACCAATCATAGGAACCGACGCGTTGCATCACCCCTTGAACAGTTTCTTCGACGTGCTGGCGGTAGGGATCACCGCGATCAATAAATTTTTGCGGTAAAGCGTGGGCTGAGAACAGAATCTGCACCTCATCACGCATCAGATCATGAAAATTATCCAATCCCGTGTTGATGCGATTCGCCAATGCATCCAGATAATTCGGCCAGTCGTACCAATCTTCTATAAACTGACATTCGAGATCCGGATAAACCTTGGTCACAGCGCGTTTAAAATCGTTGATACTGCTGCCGGTCGTTGCCCCGGTATAATGCGGATACATGGAGAGAACCACGGCCGTTTCAATCCCCGCAGCCTTGATTTCTGCAAGAACCGATTCGGCACGTGGGTGCCAGTAACGCATGACAACATAAGGCTTGAACCTGTCTCCCAGCTTTTTTGCTGTCCCTTCCGCCTGCTTTTTGGTCCATTCCAGCAAAGGAGATTTCCCACCGATCGTCCGATAGTTTTCTACCACCTTTTTTGCCCGAAAATATGAAATCATCCTGGCAAAAGGTTTCTGCAACAATGCCCCGGCAGGAAGCTGGATCAGTTCGCGGTCGGAAAAAAGATTGTACAGAAAAGGTTCAACCGCATCCAGAGAATCGGGTCCACCCATATTAAGAAGAATCAGTGCTGTTGGCTTGGAATCAGGCATATACATTTATCCCGGATAAGAAAAAAAGGGCAGAATCGCATTCTGCCCTTCAAATTATGGTGATGAAATTATTTTTGACTGAGTCGGTGCACACATTCAACCATGTGAATGGCATTTTCCGGTGGCACTGTCGGCAGAATTCCATGCCCCAGATTAAAAATGAATCCCGGGCGATCAGCGTTTTCATTGAGAATCCGTTGCACTTCTTTTTCAATATAATCTTTGGGAGCATAAAGCACGGTGGGATCAAGATTCCCCTGCACAGCGATATCAGGGCCGAGAATATCTCTTGCCTTGCCAAGATTGACATGCCAGTCCAGTCCAAGGACATCTGCTCCGGACTGCTTGACCAGCTCGAGCATACCACCCCCGCCTTTCACAAAGTAGATAACCGGAATGCCATCGCGATCAAGACCATCAATCAAAAGTTTGACGTATGGCAGAATATAGCGCTCGTAATCATGGGGTGCCAATAACCCGCCCCAGGTATCAAAAATCTGAATGGCTTGCGCCCCGGCTTCAATCTGCATATTCAGATAACGCCGATCCATTTCGGTGATCTTCTGCATCAGTGCGTCATAAAGGGGAAAATCTGCATACATCATCTGCTTCAGACTGGCAAAATCCTTACTCCCTTTCCCTTCGACCATATAGCAAGCCAAGGTAAAAGGTGCGCCACCAAAACCAATCAACGGGACACGTCCTGCAAATGCCGTCCGCAAT
This window encodes:
- the hemH gene encoding ferrochelatase; its protein translation is MPDSKPTALILLNMGGPDSLDAVEPFLYNLFSDRELIQLPAGALLQKPFARMISYFRAKKVVENYRTIGGKSPLLEWTKKQAEGTAKKLGDRFKPYVVMRYWHPRAESVLAEIKAAGIETAVVLSMYPHYTGATTGSSINDFKRAVTKVYPDLECQFIEDWYDWPNYLDALANRINTGLDNFHDLMRDEVQILFSAHALPQKFIDRGDPYRQHVEETVQGVMQRVGSYDWSIAYQSRSGPVKWMEPGTEEALHELAEAGHRAVLMVPISFVSDHIETLEEIDIQYHDLATSLGLVNFCRAPSLNDGDDFLEALAELVRTKSHI
- the hemE gene encoding uroporphyrinogen decarboxylase — translated: MTEYNFIKACWGQPVDRVPVWLMRQAGRYLPQYKAVRAQGGGTFLDLCKDPARAAEVTIQPIDILNADAAILFSDILTPIEPMGMKLDFVPGPVFENPVRTAADVDALVVPENMADAVSYVPAIIKRLRTAFAGRVPLIGFGGAPFTLACYMVEGKGSKDFASLKQMMYADFPLYDALMQKITEMDRRYLNMQIEAGAQAIQIFDTWGGLLAPHDYERYILPYVKLLIDGLDRDGIPVIYFVKGGGGMLELVKQSGADVLGLDWHVNLGKARDILGPDIAVQGNLDPTVLYAPKDYIEKEVQRILNENADRPGFIFNLGHGILPTVPPENAIHMVECVHRLSQK
- a CDS encoding sulfite exporter TauE/SafE family protein, whose amino-acid sequence is MIELSLETLLLTGAIFLLAAFFHGSIGFGFPMVATPLLALSTNLQTAIILTLLPTTFVNLTSIVNEGQILRAFRKHLPLALCAMTGSAIGTQLLIITNSEQFKVLLAVAILGYLMIDKFQVRLRWVERRPNLSMMFFGFTAGVLGGLTNVMAPVLIIYSLEAKFEKAEIVQLANICFLFGKAIQLVLFSLNGKFTFNELILSSTMLLLVLIALFAGFRIKRHIQQQTYKQVLRSFLFLLSLSLLYQVIV